A stretch of DNA from Gimesia chilikensis:
TCTGGAAATCAACCCGGACGCCGAGCTGATCAAGCGGCTCTGCACGCTCTCGTCGAACGCAGATCAGCATGCCTTCATTAAGCAATGCGGTCGGCAGCTGTTCTGGAACGCTTCCCTGATGACGGGGATCGCAACCAGCCCGGAAGAGATCACGTCCAATATCCAGAGCATGATGGAAGAGCTGGCACAGAAACGCTCGCCCATCATTACTTAATTTAGTCGATCTATTGCTCACCGCGGTTCCGCTTCCGGGGCCGCGGTGTAGTAATACATGTGAGGCACCGCTGGCTCGAACAGCCCCACGCGATCCCAGGGCGCGAGCAGTTCACGCGCTGTCTGCAGCCAGTCAGTTTTGTGTCCTGCAGAATGATCTTGGCGGGAAACGAGCTGATACCAGTCAGTGACCGCCTGTCGAAAACGTTCATCGTCGGCACAGAGGAGCCAGGGCCGCTGCTGTTCGTGAAAGCGGAGGTGCTCATAGCTCGTCGCGGCGGCAAAATAGAAGAGCGTACTCAGCCAGAACCGTTCGAAATCGTGCCGACTGCGATAACAGCAGGCGACCAGTGTATCGATCAGCGAGCGCTCGGTCTGCAGTGAGTGCGAATATGTGGCGAGAGCTTCGGTCAGCGTCCCCTGCCCTGTATGCTGTTCCAGGACGGTAACGAGCCGTTCGATGCCACACAGCGTGTGAGCGATGCCTGTGCTGTGTAACGGGTCGATGAAACCGACAGTGTGAGGCAGCAGCGCCCAGTCCGGCCCGGCACACTCTTTCCAGCCCCGCTGCAGGCGGCCGGTGGTCTGCAGTCCGTCTTCCGGATCTACACATTCTGCAGAAACGAATTGAGCCTGGATCGAGGGATAACGGTCCAGCAGTGTTTCCCAGTTCTGCTGCCCTGTTTCTCCGTCGAGAACGAAGCCGGCGCTGGTGATGCCGTTATTGAACCGCAGCTGCCACATCCAGCCTTCATCGAGGACATGATGCAGTGCGCTATGGTCGCAGTAGAACGGATAATTGTTCTGCGAGATGCCCTGCCCGTTCAGGATGGTCTGCCAGGGAGCGACATTGCGAAAATGCCCGAAAATCGCGGACGAGTGGGTTTTGAATTCGGTTTCCGCTTCGATGCCCAGCGCGCGGGCAACGATACCCGCGGCCCCGGTGGCATCGATCAGAAAGTTTGCCTGTAGGTCGATGCACTCGCCAAGTCGGGTCCCCTGGATCTGCCAGCCCGGGGCGTTGTGCTGTAATTCAACTTCGGTCTGATCGCGATAGACGATGCCGGACGCTGCCACCTGCCGGGCGAACCAGTGATCGACGTCGGCCCGGTACCAGTGTGTGTCGGCGAGGGTGTCACTGAGGTTGGCGGTCACCAGCAGTTCGCTGCCATGCGCGGGCTGCGTCTGAAAGGGCTGATGCGGCGTGTGGGCAAAGTAACTGAAGCCCCGCTTGATACCGCAGCTGATGTCGGGATGGGCCTGCTGCCAGGTCCCATACTTGCAAAATGGCTCAAATTGTGGAAGATCGTACTGTGCAGCCAGTGACTGGAGCAGATAGCCGGCGGCGGGCGTGGAGGATTCCCCAATCGCGAAACGGGGATGGGTGCCGCGGTCGAACAGGGCGACGGAGAGGCCAATGCGATCGAGCAACAGGGCCGTCAGACTGCCGCCGAAACCGGCTCCCAGGATCACCACATCAAATTGCTGCATCAGAGCGGACTGCCTCTGCTCAAATCGAAAGACAAACGAAAACACACGCTTCACATACTAACTGATTGCCCCGCAAAAAAGCAGGTTGAAAAAGGATAGATCATGGAAACACAACCGGTTCTGATTAACGGAGAATGGACGACCTCGACAGGGTCTCAGACGTTTCAGGGAGTGAACCCCGCGACCGGCGAAACGCTGGCCCCGCTGTTCCCCGTCAGCCCCTGGGATGAAATCGAATCTGCCATCATCGCGGCCGCCGAAGCGTCCAAGGCGATGCGAGGCTGGCCGGGCGAACGGTTTGCCGCCTTCCTGGAAGCGTACGCGAATGAGATCGAAGCCCGCGCCGACGCCCTGGTGGACGCCGCCCATGCGGAGACTGGCTATCCCGAATCACCGCGGCTGCGTGACGGCGAGCTGCCGCGAACGACAAATCAGCTGCGTCAGGCCGCCAATCATGCCCGCGAAGGTTCCTGGGCGCAGCCGACCATCGACACCGCCGCCGGCATTAGTTCGATGTTCGGGCCGATTGGTCCCGTGACCGTGTTTGGCCCGAACAACTTCCCGTTTGCGTTCAACAGCATCGCCGGGGGTGACTTCGCCGCCGCGGTTGCCGCGGGGAACCCGGTAATCGCCAAAGGACATTCTTCGCACCCGGAAACCACACGCATCTTCGGAGAGGCCGCCGACGCAGCTGCTAAAGCAACTGACATGCCGGCCGGTTTCGTGCAGCTGATCTACCGAACGAGCCACTCGGACGGCTGCCGTCTCGTGTCGCACCCGCTGATGGGGGCCATCGGTTATACCGGCGGACGGAGTGCGGGGCTGACCATCAAGGAAGCGGCCGACAAGGCGGGCAAGCCGGTCTACCTGGAACTCTCCAGCATCAACCCGGTCTTCGTTCTGCCGGGTGCACTGGCCGAGCGGAGCGCGGAGATCGCGGAGGAATTCAAGGGGAGCTGCCTGATGGGAACCGGTCAGTTCTGTACGAATCCGGGGCTGGTGGTCCTCAAAGGGGGCGAAACCGCGGAGACCTTCATCGATCAGGTCAAACAGCAGTTCGAAGCGGCCCCGGCCGGCGTGCTGCTGAGCGAAGGAGTGCAGCGTGGCTTCCTGTCCGGTATTACCGCGATTCAGGAAGCAGGGGCGACACTCGTCACCGGCGGGACTTCCACTGAGGGCGACGGGTTCTCCTGTGCGAACACACTGCTGCGGGTCTCGGGGAGTGCCTTCCTGAAAGATCCCGAAGCTTTGCAGGCCGAGGCGTTCGGCAACAGTTCGCTGTTTGTCGTCGCGGAGAGTGATGAGGAGCTGGTTCAGATCGCCGAGTGCCTGGAAGGGAACCTGACCGGCTGCATTTACAGTCAGACCACAGGTGAGGATGACGGGTTGTACGATCTGGTCGCCCCGGCCCTGCGTCAGAAGGTGGGCCGACTGCTGAACGACAAGATGCCCACCGGCGTGGCCGTCAGCCCGGCGATGAATCATGGCGGCCCCTTCCCTTCGACGGGACATCCGGTCTTCACATCAGTCGGAATTCCGGCAGCGATCCACCGGTTCTCGATGCTGCAGTGCTACGATAACGTCCGCCCCGGGCGTCTGCCGGCAGCTCTGCAGCCAAAGAATTCAAACCCGGCCCAGTGGCGTTATATTGATGGAATGTACACACAGGGCGATTACAGTGCGTAGTCAGGGGACGAAACGGGCCGTGGACGGCGGCCCTGCAGTCACTTTAAAAACGTTCAGAGGCGGGAATAAGCGAACCTGTCAGGGAGCAGAGGCGTCTGAACGACTAAGGGTTGAGAAAATATGAATTTAGAGAGATTTTTTTTGCCCGTAACGTTGTGAAGTGATTGTGGTTGTTGCTATTATCCTGACTCAGTCATCAAACGGCCTGTCGAGCAGCGGACACCAACCACGCCGCAATAAATGCTCCGGCCGATCAAAATACAGTGAGAACAAATGAGGGCGTAGCTCAGTTGGTAGAGCAACGGACTTTTAATCCGTAGGTCCAGGGTTCGAATCCCTGCGCCCTCATTCTTAAGAGCCTTAAGCTTCTATAGCTTAAGGCTTTTTTGTTTTACGGCCTGCTGGTTTCATTTGACCTCGCTGGTTATGACGAGAGTTAAAGGCATTGCTCTGAGACTGGCTGATGGCAGTCAGTAATGGATTTGCCTGTTAAATTGGAGTGCCTGCGTTCGTGTCGCGTCTTTGAGTCTGAAGTGTCAGGGGAGATTGAATGAACTCCGTACAAAACTGTGTCGTTGGTTCACAGGTTCGACCATTTCAATTGAGCGTGGTTACCCCCGACCTGCAACACGCGCAGATCCAGTCCGCAGATTACCAGGGACGCTGGCTGGCGTTGATCTTCTATCCGCATGACTTCTCCTTTGTCTGCCCCACCGAACTCACCGGATTCAGTGCTGAGAAACCGCAGTTTGATCAACTCAACTGCGATCTCTTGGGGGTGAGCATCGACTCCCTCGAGACTCACGCGCAGTGGCTGAAAACTCCTGCGAACGATGGAGGTGTCGAAGGACTCCGCTTTCCCCTGGCCTCTGATCCCCAGGCCACGCTATGCCAGTATTTTGGTGTCTGGCGGGAGTCCGACGGTCTGCCGAATCGCGGATTGTTTCTGATTGACCCGGAAGGGATCCTGCGCTTTGCCGCGAGTTATGACTTGAGCGTGGGTCGGAATGTACAA
This window harbors:
- a CDS encoding NAD(P)/FAD-dependent oxidoreductase, with protein sequence MQQFDVVILGAGFGGSLTALLLDRIGLSVALFDRGTHPRFAIGESSTPAAGYLLQSLAAQYDLPQFEPFCKYGTWQQAHPDISCGIKRGFSYFAHTPHQPFQTQPAHGSELLVTANLSDTLADTHWYRADVDHWFARQVAASGIVYRDQTEVELQHNAPGWQIQGTRLGECIDLQANFLIDATGAAGIVARALGIEAETEFKTHSSAIFGHFRNVAPWQTILNGQGISQNNYPFYCDHSALHHVLDEGWMWQLRFNNGITSAGFVLDGETGQQNWETLLDRYPSIQAQFVSAECVDPEDGLQTTGRLQRGWKECAGPDWALLPHTVGFIDPLHSTGIAHTLCGIERLVTVLEQHTGQGTLTEALATYSHSLQTERSLIDTLVACCYRSRHDFERFWLSTLFYFAAATSYEHLRFHEQQRPWLLCADDERFRQAVTDWYQLVSRQDHSAGHKTDWLQTARELLAPWDRVGLFEPAVPHMYYYTAAPEAEPR
- a CDS encoding aldehyde dehydrogenase (NADP(+)); this encodes METQPVLINGEWTTSTGSQTFQGVNPATGETLAPLFPVSPWDEIESAIIAAAEASKAMRGWPGERFAAFLEAYANEIEARADALVDAAHAETGYPESPRLRDGELPRTTNQLRQAANHAREGSWAQPTIDTAAGISSMFGPIGPVTVFGPNNFPFAFNSIAGGDFAAAVAAGNPVIAKGHSSHPETTRIFGEAADAAAKATDMPAGFVQLIYRTSHSDGCRLVSHPLMGAIGYTGGRSAGLTIKEAADKAGKPVYLELSSINPVFVLPGALAERSAEIAEEFKGSCLMGTGQFCTNPGLVVLKGGETAETFIDQVKQQFEAAPAGVLLSEGVQRGFLSGITAIQEAGATLVTGGTSTEGDGFSCANTLLRVSGSAFLKDPEALQAEAFGNSSLFVVAESDEELVQIAECLEGNLTGCIYSQTTGEDDGLYDLVAPALRQKVGRLLNDKMPTGVAVSPAMNHGGPFPSTGHPVFTSVGIPAAIHRFSMLQCYDNVRPGRLPAALQPKNSNPAQWRYIDGMYTQGDYSA